DNA sequence from the Marinilongibacter aquaticus genome:
CCGCATTCAACCAAAGTTTCTCCTCATTTTCACTGGCGAAAGGAATTCCGGCATGTCCGGCCAAAATCACATCGGCCTGTGTTTCTTCAAAACTTAAACTTTTCGTTTTCCAAGGTGTGGAAGCAAAAACAAACTCTGAAATATAATGGGCCGAACCGTGCAGTACAGCCACTTTTCTTCCTCCATATTCAAACCTAAGCTCGTCGGGCATACTCTCCAAAAAGCGTCGATTTTCGGCAGAAATGCTTTCTTTGGCATAGGGAAACCAACTTCTGGAAAACATCTCACAACGACCGCCTTCCACATAATTGCATCCGCAATCGTCTGCTCCACTCAGAATATTCTCTTCCACATTTCCCTTGATGCAATGTATTCCCCATTCGCTCACAAAATCTGTACAAGCCGAAGGCGAAGCACAATAGCCTATCAGATCGCCAGTATGCACAATATTTTCGGGTAAAATATGCCGCTTTTCTGCAATCGCACGGAGCGTTTCCAAAGCTTGGAAATTGGAATAACAACCTCCAAATATGAGCATCGGCCCCGTTTTACAACCAATATCTTCAATATGCTTACTCACACTTTCCTTTTTAGAATATAGTAAGGTACGAGAAAACCAGCAAAAGCGATCAAAGTACCCCACACATTCATGGTCAGCAGGTCGGCGTATTTACCCTTGCTCAAAAGCCATGTGGATGGCAAAGGGAAAAAGACCAAACAAATACCGGCCAAAAGGCCGCTGCCTACAGCCAAATAAAAGGAAATTTTGGGAGCATCTATGTACCAGAAAATAAAAACCGGAGCCAAACCCAGTACCATCGTGCCACTAATGGTTGTGGCCGAAAGCACGGCAGGATTGAAAAACACGGGCAAAGTGCCCAACAAAGCCAATATGGCCATGGTGATTCTTCCTGAGCCGACATTGAGGTTTCTCCCTTTTAGAATATCCAAATGCACCAATTTGGTGCTCGAGGCAAAGGTAGAATCGATGGTTGAAGCGGCAGAAGCCAGCATGATCAAATTGATGGCCAACATCATACTCGTCCCAAAAAGTTTGGAAACCTCGGCCACAACTGGCGTGCCCAGGCCATTCACTTTGCCCAAAATCCCTACAAAACCAAAAAGTAAAATGCAGGCGATTCCGATAAATCCAGCCGCGAGAAAGGCCTTTCTCGCCTTTACCGGCTCGGAAATAAAACCGCGGTCTGTCATCACGGGATCATGAAAAGGGTAACTAATCGACTGCAAAAAAGCTACCAAAAGAAGATTTACACCTTGATCCAACTTCCATGACCCACTCGAAACCAAAGTCTTGACCCCACCCGGAGCAGAGGGCAAAACGAACGAAAGCACAAACACCAGCAAAACCACGAAAAGCATCATTTGCAGCATATCGGTAAAAAGTGAACTGCGAAAGCCTCCCTTCATCGTGTACGCCAAAGTGAGCACGGTGAAAACCAAAATGGCCAAGTAATATTCTCGAGACCCTTGCGGGCCGAAATACTGCCCGATGACTATGCTGTTCGACCAAATTTCGTTCATCAGACGAAAAGCGATAATCAGCGAAAAAAGGAAAAGTGCCCCACGCCCGTAACGGGTTTCTAAAAAATGATGAATACTCTTGAAACCGCCTTTTGTGCGAAGGGCGTAAATAATATACGCCGCCACAAAGAAAGAACAGTAATAGGCCGCATAGGCCACTGTGCCCACCAGCCCAAACTGCTGCCCCAGATCTGCCGCGTTGGTTATGGATTTGGCAAAAAGCCATGAAATTACCAAGCTGCCCGTGAGCATAAAAAGGCTCGGCTCCTTTTCGTTTCGGCTTCCTCTGAAAAAATCGTTTGCCGATTTGGCCCATGGCGACAGAGCGAACATCAAGCCCGAAAGGCCAAGCATCAAAAGCCACTGAATTGCATTTAAAGACATAGACCCTAAATATAGAAGATAGAAAGCCTAAGACCTGAACTCAAAAACGAAACAAGGCTCAATCTTGCACATCCCACCACACTTTGGCATTGATACTGTTCCCTTCGGTTCGCCCAGCAGCTTCTGTGAAATTGGCATTGTTCAAGGCATCTTCTGTAGTGGGATAAGGCAAACGCACGGGAATCAAATCGTTGTTCAAACTGGCTGAAATGGTTTTTAGAGCTGGGAAACCCGTTCTTCGGTACTCGATCCAACCTTCGTATCCGTTGATGATATTGGCCAACCATTTTTGCGTAATAATTTGTTCCAATGCACTGGAACTCTGAAAGGCTGCCGGCCCATCGGAAAGGTACGTTTCGGGCATGACCGTATACCAATAGGCAAAGGCATCGCGTACACCTTCTTCATACAAAACCTGCGGGTTGGCCTCTATAAATCCGCGTAAAGCAGCCTCGGCGAGTACAAATTTGGTTTCATAGCTGGTCATGAAATTCGCTTTTACCTTATCGGCCTCCTCGCGGAAAATAGTACCCGAGAGCGAATAATCTGCCACAGAAATAGAAAGTTGTGATGCATCTGGGCCATTCAGTAAACCGTGATACACATTGGCATCGGCCCCTGTCGGTCGAAAGTAGGTGGCCATTCGCGGATCATTTAATTTCTTCAATTCTTCTTCAATCGTTT
Encoded proteins:
- a CDS encoding metallophosphoesterase family protein gives rise to the protein MSKHIEDIGCKTGPMLIFGGCYSNFQALETLRAIAEKRHILPENIVHTGDLIGYCASPSACTDFVSEWGIHCIKGNVEENILSGADDCGCNYVEGGRCEMFSRSWFPYAKESISAENRRFLESMPDELRFEYGGRKVAVLHGSAHYISEFVFASTPWKTKSLSFEETQADVILAGHAGIPFASENEEKLWLNAGVIGMPANDGTPFVWYLLLDDSSGFHYRFQRFEYDNFEANQLMMEHSLPWPYAETLMTGVWDNTEILPETETKNTGIPLDWLLNNEVSL
- a CDS encoding sodium:solute symporter family transporter, with protein sequence MSLNAIQWLLMLGLSGLMFALSPWAKSANDFFRGSRNEKEPSLFMLTGSLVISWLFAKSITNAADLGQQFGLVGTVAYAAYYCSFFVAAYIIYALRTKGGFKSIHHFLETRYGRGALFLFSLIIAFRLMNEIWSNSIVIGQYFGPQGSREYYLAILVFTVLTLAYTMKGGFRSSLFTDMLQMMLFVVLLVFVLSFVLPSAPGGVKTLVSSGSWKLDQGVNLLLVAFLQSISYPFHDPVMTDRGFISEPVKARKAFLAAGFIGIACILLFGFVGILGKVNGLGTPVVAEVSKLFGTSMMLAINLIMLASAASTIDSTFASSTKLVHLDILKGRNLNVGSGRITMAILALLGTLPVFFNPAVLSATTISGTMVLGLAPVFIFWYIDAPKISFYLAVGSGLLAGICLVFFPLPSTWLLSKGKYADLLTMNVWGTLIAFAGFLVPYYILKRKV